In Bradyrhizobium guangdongense, the sequence ACCTGTCCACCGAGCATGTCGGTGATCGCGGGCGCCGCGCCGCGATAAGGCACGTGCTGCATCTTGCAGCCGGTCATCGCCATGAACATCTCGCCGGACAGATGCACCGAGGTGCCGTTGCCGGAGGACGCCATGTTCACCTTGCCGGGATTGGCCTTCACGTAGTCGATGAACTCGGCGACGGTCTTGGCCGGCACGTCCTTGTTGACGGTCATCACGTTCGGCACGCGCTGGAACGCGGCGATCGGCGCGATGTCGCGGACGAAGTTGAACTTGAGATTGGCGTAGAGTGTTGCGTTGATGTAGTTGGCCGGATTGATCAGCAGCACGGTGTAGCCGTCTGGCTCGGCGTTCACGACCGATTCGGTGCCGATATTGTTGCCCGCGCCAGGCTTGTTCTCGACCACGAATTGCTGGCCGAGCCGCTCCGACAGGCGCTGGCCGATCAGGCGCGCCAGGATATCGGTGGCGCCGCCCGGGGGATAGCCGACCACGAACTTCACCGGCCGGGACGGATAATCCGCTGCAAAAGCTTTCGACAGCGGGCTGGCTGCAAGCGGAGTGGCGGCGAGCAGGCCGAGCGCGGAACGGCGAGTGATCATCTCAAGGGTTCTCCCAGGTGTGTTCTTGATGGTGGCGTCCGCGGCGTTGTAACAAAGCCTGCTTGCTGCGGAAAGTGCGCAAGCCCGATGACGACGAAAGGATAAGGCATGCCGCTCAAGGTTCACGCCCTCGATCATCTCGTGATCAACGTCGCCGACGTCGCTGTCACCGCCGAGTGGTATCGCAGGATCCTCGGCATGGAAGTCAAGGTGTTCGACCCCGGTGGCGGCAAAGCGCCGCGGACCTCGCTTCAGTTTGGTCAACAAAAGATCAATGTCCGGCCGCGTGATGCCGACAAGGTGGAATGGTTCACCGCCGACCACGAGACTCCCGGCAGCGAGGATCTGTGCTTTCTCACCACCTCGACTCCCGACGAGGTGGTGGCGCATTTGAAAGCACACGGCGTCGCGATCGAGCAAGGCCCCTCACCTCGGCAAGGCGCCCGCGGCACGCTGCACTCGGTCTATTGCCGGGATCCGGACGGGAGCCTGATCGAGATTTCCTCGTATGAGGAGTGATCGGTGAGGTCACGTCTTCCGCTCCATCGTCATTGCGAGCGAATCGAAGCAATCCAGACTTTCTCCGAACGGGCAGTCTGGATTGCTTCGTCGCTACGCTCCTCGCAATGACGGGGAGAGAGCGGAGCCTCCGATTGCGCCCCGCGCCGTCCGATGGCAGGAAGACGCAATAATCAAAAGGCAGCCGCGAGCAAGATGCAGGCTGCATGGGAGGATGCATTGGCCATTCAACAGACCGCCGCCGGAATCGTGGGCCCGTTCGACGGGCTCGACGTGCCCTGGCTGCTCAAGCTGCGCGCGGAGGTGCGCCGTGATCATCCGTTCCTGATCTGGGCGCCATTCGACGCGCCGGCGCGGCATTGGAGCTATGGCGAATTTCACGAGCGGGTCGGCGCGCTCGCGGCGGGGCTCACCCGGCGCGGCGTGGAGCCGGGCGAGTATGTGCTCATTCACCTGGACAATTGCATCGAGGCGCTGCTGGCCTGGTTCGCCTGCGTCGAATGCGGGGCCATCGCGGTGACCACCAACACCCGTTCCGCGCCGGCGGAGATCGCATATTTTGCCGATCATTGCGGCGCGGTCGCCGCGATCACGCAGCCGGCCTATGCGGAAGTCGTCGCACAGAACTGCCGCAACATCCGCTGGATGGCGGTGACGTCGCATGATGCGGGCGCTGCGCCTGCCCATACGGTCTCGCACGGCGACAGCTTTGAAGCGCTGTTCGCCGACAGCGCCGACCGACCCAGGCGCGCCACGGATCCGCTCGCGCCCTGCAGCGTGCAGTACACGTCGGGGACGACGTCGCGCCCGAAAGCGGTGCTCTGGACTCATGCCAACGCATTGTGGGGCGCCAAGATCAATGCTGCACATGAGGACCTGCACGCGAGCGACGTGCACCAGACTTATCTGCCGCTGTTTCACACCAATGCGCTGGCCTACTCGATGCTGGCGACGCTCTGGGTCGGCGCGAGCTGCGTGATCCAGCCGCGCTTCTCGGCCAGCCGGTTCTGGGGCGTCGCGCGGGAGCACGGCTCGACCTGGACCTCGACGATTCCGTTCTGCATGAAGGCGCTTCTCGAGCAGGAGATCCCGAAGGACCACAAATTCCGCCTGTGGGGCACCGCGATCAACGAGCCGCCGGCATTTGCCGCATTCGGCGTCAAGATCATCGGCTGGTGGGGCATGACCGAGACCATCACCCACGGCATCGTCGGCGAGGTCGACCAGCCCAACATTCCGATGTCGATCGGCCGCGCCGCGGGCGAATATCAGATCCGCATCACCGATGATGACGGAAGGCCGACCGCCGTCGGCAACACCGGCAATCTTGCGATCAGGGGCATTCGCGGCCTGTCACTGTTTGCCGAATATCTGCACAACGAGGCGGCGACGCGCGAGAGCTTTGACGAGCACGGTTTCTTCATCACCGGCGACCGCGTCGAGCGGCTGGCTAACGGCTTCATCAAGTTCGGCGATCGCGCCA encodes:
- a CDS encoding VOC family protein translates to MPLKVHALDHLVINVADVAVTAEWYRRILGMEVKVFDPGGGKAPRTSLQFGQQKINVRPRDADKVEWFTADHETPGSEDLCFLTTSTPDEVVAHLKAHGVAIEQGPSPRQGARGTLHSVYCRDPDGSLIEISSYEE
- a CDS encoding Bug family tripartite tricarboxylate transporter substrate binding protein, whose amino-acid sequence is MITRRSALGLLAATPLAASPLSKAFAADYPSRPVKFVVGYPPGGATDILARLIGQRLSERLGQQFVVENKPGAGNNIGTESVVNAEPDGYTVLLINPANYINATLYANLKFNFVRDIAPIAAFQRVPNVMTVNKDVPAKTVAEFIDYVKANPGKVNMASSGNGTSVHLSGEMFMAMTGCKMQHVPYRGAAPAITDMLGGQVQVIFDNMPSIIQHIRSGSLRALGVTTAQRSPQLPDVPAIGETVKDYEASALFGIGAPKDMPKDLITKLNNEINTLMKEPDMTKRLVELGGDPLIETPEAFGKEIEAETAKWKKVVEFAGLKVE
- a CDS encoding AMP-binding protein, whose translation is MQAAWEDALAIQQTAAGIVGPFDGLDVPWLLKLRAEVRRDHPFLIWAPFDAPARHWSYGEFHERVGALAAGLTRRGVEPGEYVLIHLDNCIEALLAWFACVECGAIAVTTNTRSAPAEIAYFADHCGAVAAITQPAYAEVVAQNCRNIRWMAVTSHDAGAAPAHTVSHGDSFEALFADSADRPRRATDPLAPCSVQYTSGTTSRPKAVLWTHANALWGAKINAAHEDLHASDVHQTYLPLFHTNALAYSMLATLWVGASCVIQPRFSASRFWGVAREHGSTWTSTIPFCMKALLEQEIPKDHKFRLWGTAINEPPAFAAFGVKIIGWWGMTETITHGIVGEVDQPNIPMSIGRAAGEYQIRITDDDGRPTAVGNTGNLAIRGIRGLSLFAEYLHNEAATRESFDEHGFFITGDRVERLANGFIKFGDRAKDMLKVGGENVAASEIEQVIAIVSGVREAAVVAKKHPMLDEVPVVFIIPHGGVASAPPDLQERVMAACRKSLADFKVPREIRLVDDMPRSTLEKVAKAELRKMLD